One part of the Kiritimatiellia bacterium genome encodes these proteins:
- the lepB gene encoding signal peptidase I has translation MRGLSEWLSRRRLRKAVRHLLHEAAHLRRMREDIASSASIDAVRRAEEELRHARQSGDRQKMEEAAERLGAALELLAPPRAHPRLRENLEVLVVALVVAMGFRTYFIQPFKIPTGSMQPTLYGITVTPQKGKKWYDYFPINLIPLALFGERYQEVRARADGRLEARFDESEESIRLYVSGVPHDLPRGMVVNVQPGSQVRRGEILASGRVRLGDHIFVNKVIYNFSRPKRGDIFVFSTDGIDYPRIRPDSFYIKRIAALPGEQVQLDPPYLVVNGSPVIKPYPFERMQDKRKGYHGYQLPISDGRTRLALGFRGQTLKLSEFQYLPLGDNTMSSLDGRYFGGVDRKNIVGPAFMVYWPFGRRWGWVR, from the coding sequence ATGAGAGGGTTGAGCGAATGGCTATCGCGCCGCAGGCTTCGAAAAGCGGTTCGCCATCTGCTCCACGAGGCGGCGCACCTCCGGCGGATGCGGGAGGACATCGCTTCGTCCGCCTCAATTGACGCCGTTCGCCGGGCAGAAGAGGAGCTGAGGCACGCTCGGCAATCGGGAGACCGGCAGAAAATGGAAGAGGCGGCGGAGCGCCTCGGCGCGGCCCTCGAACTGCTGGCGCCTCCGAGGGCGCACCCGCGACTCCGAGAGAATCTGGAGGTCCTTGTCGTTGCTCTTGTGGTGGCGATGGGCTTCCGGACCTACTTCATCCAGCCGTTCAAAATTCCCACGGGCTCTATGCAGCCCACTCTATACGGGATCACCGTAACGCCGCAAAAAGGAAAAAAGTGGTACGACTATTTTCCAATAAATCTCATTCCGCTGGCCCTGTTTGGTGAACGATACCAGGAGGTGCGGGCGCGTGCAGACGGCCGTTTGGAGGCGCGGTTTGATGAATCGGAAGAATCGATTCGCCTCTATGTATCAGGTGTTCCGCACGACCTGCCGCGGGGCATGGTGGTCAACGTCCAGCCGGGCTCCCAGGTGCGGCGCGGCGAAATTCTGGCCTCCGGACGCGTTCGCCTCGGGGATCACATTTTTGTCAACAAGGTCATCTACAATTTCAGCCGACCCAAGCGCGGCGATATCTTTGTGTTCAGCACGGATGGAATCGACTATCCAAGGATTCGACCTGATTCATTTTACATCAAACGAATTGCCGCATTGCCGGGCGAGCAAGTTCAACTGGACCCGCCTTATCTGGTTGTGAATGGAAGCCCCGTCATCAAACCATACCCCTTTGAAAGAATGCAGGACAAACGCAAGGGTTATCATGGGTACCAGTTGCCGATTTCAGACGGCCGAACCCGTCTGGCGCTTGGATTCCGGGGTCAGACCCTCAAGCTTTCCGAATTTCAGTATTTGCCATTGGGCGACAACACGATGTCCAGCCTCGACGGACGATATTTCGGCGGGGTCGACAGGAAAAACATCGTTGGTCCGGCCTTTATGGTTTACTGGCCGTTCGGTCGGCGATGGGGCTGGGTGCGATAA
- the lepA gene encoding translation elongation factor 4 produces MRDLSHIRNFCIIAHIDHGKSTLADRLLEMTATIEKRLMQDQVLDAMDLERERGITIKAHPVTMYYTAKDGRRYTFNLIDTPGHVDFSYEVQRSLAACEGALLVVDTTQGVEAQTVANTYLAVAQGLTIVPVLNKIDMQNARIEEAEKQLEEILAIPSQDAFKVSARTGLGVDLLLEGIVARIPPPRTTLEQLRALVFDSTYDNFRGVVTYIRVVDGSLKPGDRVRLLSTGRDYEVKEVGIFTPNPEQVAALGPGEVGYFIGNIKDPAEVRIGDTVTLAQRPASVPLPGFKEIHPMVFSGIYPINTADFEKLKTSLEKYRLNDSSFSYTPENSVALGLGFRCGFLGLLHMEIVQERLRREYDVDIISTYPNVVYRVFTTDGEMIELENPTKLPDPSRIARIEEPIIKAFIICHNEHIGDMLQLIMDRRGTVEKTESLDTRRVMLTCKLPLNEILIDFQDKLKSISRGYASMDYEHHGYEPSDLVRLDILVHGEPVEAFSCIIHRTKAEGRGRQLCVALKELIPPAMFPIAIQAAVNRKIIARETIRAYRKDVTAKCYGGDITRKRKLLERQKEGKKRMKQFGSVSIPQEAFVKVLKGGVE; encoded by the coding sequence ATGCGCGATCTCTCTCACATCCGCAACTTCTGCATCATCGCGCACATCGACCACGGGAAGTCGACGCTCGCCGATCGACTGCTGGAAATGACGGCGACGATTGAGAAGCGGCTGATGCAGGATCAGGTCCTGGACGCGATGGACCTCGAACGGGAGAGGGGCATCACGATCAAAGCCCACCCTGTAACGATGTACTACACTGCGAAAGACGGGAGGCGCTACACGTTTAACTTGATCGACACTCCCGGGCACGTGGACTTTTCCTACGAAGTCCAGCGAAGTCTCGCGGCCTGCGAGGGGGCGTTGCTGGTGGTCGACACAACCCAGGGCGTGGAAGCCCAGACGGTCGCCAACACCTACCTGGCCGTCGCGCAAGGCCTGACGATTGTGCCCGTGCTGAACAAAATCGATATGCAGAACGCCCGCATCGAGGAGGCGGAAAAGCAGTTGGAGGAAATACTCGCGATCCCCTCGCAGGACGCCTTCAAGGTCAGTGCGCGCACCGGGCTAGGGGTGGATCTTCTGCTGGAGGGCATCGTGGCCCGAATCCCGCCCCCTCGGACGACTCTCGAGCAACTTCGCGCACTGGTCTTCGATTCGACCTATGACAACTTCCGCGGAGTGGTCACTTACATTCGCGTCGTCGATGGCTCCCTGAAGCCGGGCGATCGAGTGCGCCTGCTCAGCACCGGGCGAGATTACGAGGTGAAAGAAGTCGGCATATTCACCCCAAATCCCGAGCAGGTTGCCGCACTGGGGCCCGGTGAAGTGGGTTATTTCATCGGAAACATCAAGGACCCTGCTGAAGTCCGTATTGGCGATACGGTTACGCTCGCGCAACGGCCGGCCTCCGTTCCGCTACCAGGGTTCAAAGAGATTCATCCGATGGTCTTCAGCGGCATTTATCCGATCAATACAGCAGACTTCGAAAAGTTGAAAACCAGTCTGGAAAAGTATCGCCTGAATGACAGCTCGTTCAGCTACACCCCTGAGAACTCGGTCGCCTTGGGTCTCGGATTTCGTTGCGGTTTTCTCGGCCTGCTTCATATGGAAATCGTGCAGGAACGGCTCCGCAGGGAATATGACGTCGACATTATTTCTACCTATCCGAACGTTGTGTATCGCGTGTTCACCACCGATGGGGAGATGATCGAGCTGGAAAACCCGACGAAGCTGCCGGATCCCTCAAGAATCGCCCGCATCGAAGAACCTATCATCAAGGCGTTTATCATCTGCCACAACGAGCATATTGGCGACATGTTGCAACTGATCATGGATCGCCGAGGTACCGTCGAAAAAACCGAGTCGCTGGATACACGCCGGGTAATGCTCACTTGCAAGCTACCGTTGAATGAGATCCTGATCGATTTTCAGGACAAGCTGAAGAGCATAAGCCGGGGGTACGCCTCAATGGACTATGAGCATCATGGGTACGAGCCGTCTGATCTGGTACGGCTTGATATCTTGGTCCATGGCGAGCCGGTTGAAGCGTTTTCCTGCATCATCCATCGCACGAAGGCGGAGGGGAGGGGCCGTCAACTTTGCGTCGCGCTCAAAGAGCTGATCCCGCCTGCCATGTTTCCGATCGCGATCCAGGCTGCCGTCAACCGAAAGATCATCGCCCGCGAAACGATCCGAGCCTATCGAAAGGACGTCACTGCGAAATGCTATGGTGGCGACATCACCCGGAAGAGGAAATTGCTCGAACGCCAAAAAGAGGGCAAGAAACGAATGAAACAGTTCGGAAGCGTGAGCATACCGCAGGAGGCGTTCGTAAAGGTTCTGAAAGGCGGCGTGGAATGA
- the rpe gene encoding ribulose-phosphate 3-epimerase, which yields MPKLQILPSLLAGDFGALAESCRIAEAAGADGLHLDVMDGHFVPNLTMGPDIVRAARRATRLPLSVHLMCTHPGTLLEAFLDAGSDLILVHVEARESPGPLLKRIREANRRAGVVLNPETPAAAAEPWLGASDEILVMTVHPGFGGQPFLEHVTPKITELRRLAPNIDISVDGGIHAETAERCARAGANVMIAGTSLYRSADMKAEIARMRDRCLRCLA from the coding sequence ATGCCGAAACTCCAAATTCTTCCATCCTTGTTAGCCGGCGATTTTGGAGCTCTCGCAGAGTCCTGTCGCATCGCTGAGGCGGCCGGCGCGGATGGCCTGCACCTGGATGTCATGGACGGCCATTTTGTACCCAACCTGACCATGGGGCCGGACATCGTCCGGGCAGCACGCCGCGCCACACGATTGCCGTTGAGCGTTCACCTCATGTGCACACACCCGGGAACACTTTTGGAGGCATTTCTCGATGCGGGCTCCGATCTGATTCTTGTTCACGTGGAGGCGCGGGAATCGCCCGGTCCTCTTCTCAAACGGATTCGGGAGGCTAACCGTCGTGCGGGAGTTGTTCTCAATCCGGAAACACCGGCGGCCGCCGCTGAACCTTGGCTCGGGGCGTCCGACGAAATTCTTGTGATGACCGTGCACCCGGGGTTCGGCGGCCAACCGTTTTTGGAGCATGTCACTCCGAAGATTACCGAGTTGCGTCGCCTGGCGCCGAATATCGACATCTCAGTCGATGGCGGAATCCACGCGGAGACGGCCGAACGGTGCGCGCGGGCTGGGGCGAACGTGATGATCGCGGGAACATCGCTATATCGATCAGCCGACATGAAGGCGGAAATCGCTCGCATGCGCGATCGCTGCCTGCGATGCCTGGCGTGA
- the nrdR gene encoding transcriptional regulator NrdR — protein MRCPKCNHLDDKVIDSRMVRNGDVIRRRRVCLACGYRFTTYEEVVKPGLRVIKRDGRHEDFDRKKLITGIERACEKRPISSQQIEALVDSIVQELESEYEREVPSTVIGQKVMDKLEELDEVAYVRFASVYRRFRDVNQFLSEVEGLIGRE, from the coding sequence ATGCGTTGCCCGAAATGTAACCATTTGGATGACAAAGTGATCGACAGCCGGATGGTCCGAAACGGCGATGTGATCCGGCGACGACGCGTTTGCCTGGCCTGCGGCTATCGCTTCACGACGTATGAGGAGGTCGTCAAACCCGGCTTGCGCGTCATCAAGCGTGATGGACGGCATGAAGATTTTGACCGCAAGAAACTGATCACCGGCATCGAACGCGCATGTGAAAAGCGACCCATCAGCTCTCAACAAATCGAAGCGCTTGTTGATTCGATCGTCCAGGAACTCGAAAGCGAATACGAGCGCGAGGTGCCATCCACGGTCATCGGCCAAAAGGTGATGGACAAACTCGAAGAGCTCGACGAGGTCGCCTATGTCCGGTTTGCCTCCGTTTACAGGCGCTTTCGAGATGTGAACCAGTTCCTGAGCGAGGTTGAGGGACTGATCGGTCGAGAATGA
- the gmk gene encoding guanylate kinase, producing the protein MIDLPPRSLLLVVSAPSGGGKTTLCERLLAEFDQMIYSVSCTTRPPREGEVDGVDYYFISEAEFEKRVRAGEFLEHAIVHGHRYGTLRRFIERGFATGRDVLMDIDVQGAAQIRASLAALPPNDPLRLGFVDVFIAPPSIEVLRKRLYLRGKDSDEVIERRIAQAEQELSRWREYQYLIINDRLDASYDALRAIVVAEHRRVARRAV; encoded by the coding sequence GTGATTGATCTGCCTCCCAGATCTCTCTTGCTGGTTGTTTCCGCTCCGTCGGGCGGCGGCAAAACGACGCTTTGCGAACGCCTCCTCGCGGAGTTTGACCAGATGATCTACTCCGTTTCCTGCACAACCCGGCCGCCGCGCGAGGGCGAAGTCGATGGCGTTGACTACTACTTTATCTCTGAGGCCGAGTTCGAAAAAAGAGTTCGAGCCGGAGAGTTTCTCGAGCACGCGATTGTGCACGGACACCGATATGGAACCCTTCGGCGGTTCATTGAGCGGGGCTTCGCGACCGGGCGGGACGTTTTGATGGACATCGATGTCCAGGGAGCTGCGCAAATCCGCGCGAGTCTCGCGGCGCTGCCGCCGAACGATCCCCTGCGCCTTGGATTCGTGGATGTGTTCATCGCGCCGCCGTCCATCGAAGTTCTGAGGAAACGGCTGTATTTGCGTGGCAAGGATTCAGACGAAGTGATCGAACGACGCATCGCGCAAGCGGAGCAGGAGTTGAGCCGCTGGCGCGAGTATCAATATCTCATCATCAATGATCGGCTCGACGCCTCCTACGACGCATTACGAGCCATCGTAGTGGCCGAACACCGGCGTGTAGCGAGGAGAGCTGTGTGA
- a CDS encoding YicC family protein — MSIRSMTGFGHGSATVGGIHAEVEISSVNRKQLDVVLSLPRPLSCLEARLHEEVAAEMSRGRISISIKVKTTTVDGSHSVRLDYALARAYLEAFQKAGKALGIPADVNVRMLAELPGVLAIETPEEDPEKVWPAIQRALRQALQKLDQMRLREGRALAIDLSKRIDRLTRLSSKIRRRVPGSVEGYRRSLARRVQAIRRDIPIDPDRIEREVVMFADRVDITEECTRIESHLNQARQLLRGSEPAGRALDFLAQELNREINTIASKSADREIAKMSVMFRAELERFREQVQNVQ; from the coding sequence GTGAGCATCCGGAGCATGACCGGCTTCGGGCACGGCTCGGCAACGGTCGGCGGAATCCACGCTGAAGTCGAAATCAGTTCCGTCAATCGCAAGCAACTCGACGTCGTCCTCTCGTTGCCCCGCCCCTTGAGCTGCCTGGAGGCACGGCTTCACGAAGAGGTGGCCGCCGAGATGTCGCGCGGGCGCATTTCGATAAGCATCAAGGTGAAAACGACGACGGTCGACGGCAGCCATAGTGTTCGCTTGGATTACGCGCTCGCCAGAGCCTATCTGGAAGCGTTTCAAAAGGCTGGAAAGGCGTTGGGCATTCCCGCCGATGTGAACGTTCGGATGCTTGCTGAATTGCCGGGTGTCTTGGCCATCGAAACTCCGGAGGAAGATCCTGAAAAGGTCTGGCCGGCCATTCAGCGAGCTCTACGTCAAGCGCTGCAGAAATTGGACCAAATGCGCCTGCGCGAGGGGAGGGCGCTCGCGATCGATTTGTCTAAACGGATTGACCGGCTCACCCGCCTGTCTTCCAAAATTCGTCGCCGGGTGCCAGGTTCTGTCGAAGGGTACCGAAGGTCGCTTGCAAGGCGCGTTCAAGCGATCCGGCGCGATATTCCGATCGATCCGGATCGCATCGAGCGGGAGGTTGTGATGTTCGCAGACCGTGTGGACATCACGGAGGAATGCACACGGATCGAAAGCCACCTCAATCAGGCTCGGCAGTTGCTGCGGGGAAGCGAGCCGGCGGGTAGGGCGCTGGACTTTCTCGCGCAAGAATTGAACCGCGAGATCAACACAATCGCATCCAAGTCGGCAGACCGTGAGATTGCAAAAATGTCTGTCATGTTTCGCGCCGAATTGGAACGGTTTCGGGAACAGGTGCAAAATGTCCAGTGA
- the trpB gene encoding tryptophan synthase subunit beta gives MPRGLTEPDSMGHFGPYGGMYVPETLMQPLQDLAAEYMKIRRDPAFRRELGEYLRNYVGRPTPLYYAPRLSEEIGARTYLKREDLCHTGAHKINNSLGQALLARRMGKRRVIAETGAGQHGVATATAAAMFGMECVIYMGAVDMERQALNVSRMKRLGATVVPVTAGQQTLKEAINEAMRDWVTNVRTTHYILGSALGSHPYPLMVRDFQSVIGREARAQILKAEGRLPTHVLACVGGGSNAIGIFYPFIRDHEVTLIGIEAGGEGIRPGRHAARFAGGQVGILQGTRTYLLQDPDGNIQLTHSVSAGLDYAAIGPEHALLRDLKRAEYHYICDEDAVEALNRLCRLEGILPALETAHAVAYALKAKRRFRKDDLIIINLSGRGDKDVQQLEAWEHGRAHSGRNGGDR, from the coding sequence ATGCCGAGAGGACTGACAGAACCAGATTCCATGGGGCATTTCGGGCCCTACGGCGGGATGTATGTCCCGGAGACCTTGATGCAGCCGTTGCAGGATCTCGCCGCTGAGTACATGAAAATTCGGAGAGATCCGGCGTTTCGTCGGGAGCTTGGCGAATATTTGCGGAACTATGTCGGCCGGCCGACGCCGCTTTACTATGCCCCGCGCTTATCGGAAGAAATCGGGGCCAGGACCTATCTCAAGCGGGAAGACCTCTGCCACACGGGAGCCCATAAGATCAACAACTCGCTGGGTCAGGCGCTCCTTGCCCGGCGAATGGGCAAGCGACGCGTCATTGCCGAAACGGGCGCCGGGCAGCACGGAGTGGCCACGGCAACGGCTGCGGCGATGTTCGGGATGGAATGCGTGATCTACATGGGCGCAGTGGACATGGAACGCCAGGCGCTCAATGTCTCGCGCATGAAGCGATTGGGCGCCACGGTCGTTCCTGTCACTGCGGGCCAGCAAACCTTGAAAGAGGCCATCAACGAAGCGATGCGCGACTGGGTAACCAACGTGCGCACGACGCACTACATCCTCGGTTCGGCGCTGGGGTCTCATCCCTACCCGCTGATGGTTCGCGATTTTCAAAGCGTGATTGGCCGTGAAGCACGCGCCCAGATTCTCAAAGCTGAAGGGCGGCTGCCGACTCATGTGCTGGCTTGCGTGGGCGGGGGAAGCAATGCCATCGGAATTTTTTACCCCTTCATCCGAGACCACGAGGTGACGTTGATCGGCATTGAAGCGGGCGGCGAGGGGATCCGACCCGGCCGGCACGCGGCGAGATTCGCCGGTGGGCAGGTGGGTATTCTCCAGGGGACGCGCACGTATCTCCTCCAAGACCCCGACGGCAATATCCAGCTCACTCACTCGGTAAGCGCGGGATTGGACTACGCCGCCATCGGACCCGAACACGCCCTGCTGAGGGATTTGAAGCGCGCTGAATATCACTACATTTGTGACGAAGATGCGGTGGAGGCGCTCAACCGGCTTTGCCGACTCGAGGGAATATTGCCGGCCCTGGAGACGGCTCACGCCGTGGCTTACGCTTTGAAGGCGAAACGCCGTTTCCGGAAAGACGACCTGATTATCATCAATTTGTCGGGGCGGGGCGACAAGGATGTCCAGCAACTCGAAGCGTGGGAACACGGCCGGGCTCACTCCGGCCGAAATGGAGGAGACCGGTGA
- a CDS encoding phosphoribosylanthranilate isomerase gives MKICGLARAKDVLAVAECHPDAIGFVFWPGSKRAVRARDVAEWVVDLPTNILKVGVFVDATRSDIERTMAVAGLDIAQLHGNESPEEFVGFRGGLWRSVRLSSGSHVDPAAWHVDAYLIDTYSEEAPGGTGRVGDWVRAREFVVACSRPVWLAGGLTPNNVREAIRRVQPWGVDVSSGVEEAPGQKDLEKVKAFIEACRED, from the coding sequence GTGAAGATTTGCGGACTGGCGCGCGCGAAGGACGTCCTTGCGGTGGCTGAATGCCATCCGGATGCCATCGGCTTTGTATTCTGGCCGGGTTCCAAGCGGGCCGTACGCGCCCGCGATGTCGCCGAATGGGTCGTCGACCTCCCAACCAATATTTTAAAGGTTGGTGTTTTCGTGGATGCCACACGCAGCGACATTGAACGCACCATGGCTGTGGCCGGACTCGACATCGCCCAACTGCATGGAAACGAATCTCCGGAGGAGTTCGTCGGATTTCGTGGGGGATTGTGGCGGAGCGTGAGGTTGTCGAGCGGGTCCCATGTCGATCCAGCGGCATGGCACGTTGACGCATATCTGATCGATACTTATAGTGAGGAAGCGCCCGGTGGCACGGGCAGGGTAGGGGACTGGGTCCGGGCGCGCGAGTTCGTCGTGGCCTGTTCGAGGCCCGTATGGCTCGCCGGCGGTCTGACGCCCAACAACGTCCGGGAAGCCATACGGAGGGTCCAGCCCTGGGGTGTGGACGTTAGTTCGGGGGTTGAAGAGGCGCCGGGACAGAAGGATTTGGAAAAGGTCAAAGCGTTTATCGAAGCATGCCGAGAGGACTGA
- the trpC gene encoding indole-3-glycerol phosphate synthase TrpC — translation MNILDQILADKRREIDQRKQSVPLRKMERRALASPSPPDFLAALRSKPIGLIAEVKRRSPSAGLIRTPFDPAEIATEYERGGAQAVSVLMDAPYFGGGEGDFEAVRRVVDLPLLYKEFVVDLWQVFHARAMGASAVLLIVAALEDGDLRELSRCAESLGLVPLVEVHDASELSRASDLGARCIGINNRDLKTFHTTLETTEELSGLAPAGCCLVSESGIGSAEDVERVRRAGAHAVLVGESLLRRPRLAEAIQDLMGRAWASG, via the coding sequence ATGAATATCCTCGACCAGATTCTCGCCGATAAGCGGCGAGAAATCGATCAACGAAAACAATCGGTGCCGCTTCGCAAAATGGAACGTCGGGCGCTGGCATCCCCATCGCCACCCGATTTTCTGGCCGCACTCCGTTCAAAGCCCATCGGACTTATTGCCGAAGTCAAGCGACGCTCGCCCTCCGCCGGCTTGATCCGTACACCCTTTGATCCGGCCGAGATCGCGACAGAATACGAACGGGGAGGTGCTCAAGCTGTCTCGGTTCTGATGGACGCGCCGTATTTCGGAGGAGGCGAGGGCGATTTCGAGGCGGTCCGCAGGGTGGTGGACCTTCCCTTATTGTACAAGGAATTTGTGGTCGATCTCTGGCAGGTGTTTCATGCGCGAGCGATGGGCGCTTCCGCGGTCTTGCTGATCGTTGCTGCTTTGGAGGACGGCGACCTTAGGGAGCTTAGTCGATGCGCCGAATCGCTCGGACTAGTGCCGCTGGTTGAGGTTCACGACGCGAGCGAACTTTCGCGCGCGTCGGATCTGGGCGCCCGGTGCATCGGCATCAACAACCGAGATCTCAAAACGTTTCATACGACGTTGGAAACGACCGAAGAGCTGTCGGGCCTTGCGCCGGCGGGGTGTTGTCTGGTCAGCGAGAGTGGGATCGGGTCGGCGGAGGACGTCGAGCGCGTGCGGCGCGCCGGGGCGCATGCGGTATTGGTGGGGGAATCGCTGCTGCGCCGCCCTAGGCTGGCGGAGGCCATTCAAGATTTGATGGGTCGAGCATGGGCGTCAGGGTGA
- the prfB gene encoding peptide chain release factor 2 (programmed frameshift) produces the protein MADLRELTDRMEFVRRKLDELRGFFDVEGRKRELEELEALSASPTFWDDPNKARASIEKANQIKSILNPFDQLLHETEEVAVLLDLAAGEPEGPSRDETLREAQERTDRLEDAYKRFELQTLLSGRFDANNAYLDINAGAGGTESCDWAAMLLRMYTRYCEKRGFRVDLLDMQRGDEAGIKSASLLVSGPYAYGYLKAERGVHRLVRISPFDANKRRHTSFAAVDVVAEVDENVEIDIQDKDLRIDTFRSSGAGGQHVNKTDSAVRIVHIPTGIVVQCQAERSQHANRDKAMKMLRAKLYEYEMDKKRREMEKFYGEKGEIAWGRQIRSYVLQPYTMVKDHRTDFETGQADLVLDGDLDGFIEAYLRSERAKA, from the exons ATGGCTGATCTTCGCGAATTGACCGATCGAATGGAGTTTGTCCGGCGCAAGCTGGACGAACTAAGG GGTTTCTTTGACGTTGAAGGCCGCAAGAGAGAGTTGGAGGAACTGGAAGCGTTGTCGGCTTCACCCACCTTTTGGGACGACCCTAACAAAGCCCGCGCCTCCATCGAAAAGGCCAACCAAATCAAATCGATTCTAAACCCATTCGATCAGTTGCTTCATGAAACGGAGGAAGTAGCCGTCCTTTTGGATCTGGCGGCCGGCGAGCCGGAGGGACCTTCGCGCGACGAAACACTTCGTGAGGCTCAGGAACGGACGGATCGGCTGGAGGACGCGTACAAGCGATTTGAGCTTCAAACGCTGCTTTCCGGGCGTTTCGATGCGAATAACGCTTACCTCGACATCAACGCCGGCGCCGGTGGAACGGAGTCGTGCGACTGGGCCGCGATGCTGCTGCGCATGTACACGCGCTATTGTGAAAAACGGGGATTTCGAGTGGATTTGCTGGACATGCAGCGCGGGGATGAAGCGGGGATAAAGAGCGCATCACTTCTTGTATCAGGACCCTACGCTTACGGCTACCTCAAGGCCGAACGGGGGGTTCACCGGCTGGTGAGAATCAGCCCCTTTGACGCCAACAAACGGCGGCATACCTCCTTCGCAGCCGTGGATGTCGTAGCGGAAGTGGACGAAAACGTGGAAATCGATATCCAGGATAAGGACCTTCGGATCGATACATTTCGCTCCAGCGGAGCGGGGGGGCAACACGTGAACAAAACCGATTCGGCCGTTCGTATCGTTCATATCCCGACGGGCATCGTCGTCCAATGCCAGGCCGAACGCTCCCAGCACGCGAACCGCGACAAGGCGATGAAAATGCTGCGCGCGAAACTGTACGAGTACGAAATGGACAAAAAGCGACGCGAGATGGAAAAATTTTACGGCGAAAAGGGTGAAATCGCCTGGGGTCGCCAAATCCGCAGCTACGTGCTGCAGCCCTACACGATGGTCAAGGATCATCGCACCGATTTCGAAACCGGTCAGGCCGATCTCGTGCTAGACGGGGACCTCGACGGATTCATTGAGGCCTATTTGCGATCCGAACGCGCCAAAGCATGA